In Flavobacterium endoglycinae, one DNA window encodes the following:
- a CDS encoding sensor histidine kinase, which yields MKLSTQILLAFALIILLSAADSYTNYRQSLKVHKNSQFLSRSEDVIRNSNKTHRAVLEMQSAVRGYLLTSDTAFLQPYYTGLQKVPLYLKEQHALTDNNKTQRLILDSISVLHNQWLRYTAQLIKARMESPALYRDLLETKLRKHVGKNINDSISAKFKRFDKLEYKTRRHHSEMLMHSMSKTRTYSLIFLSLTVFVGICSTAYIVIMITNRINSMVRLADWISKGRFTIIRDNKRDELSALAASLNIMSRKLEKNIQDLENKNEELNKFAYVVSHDLKAPLRGIYNVISWIEEDLPGEISPAMRRYLNIIPQRTRRMEALINGLLDYARTNQKTAPETVDTNVLVNEITQSIVPREFNLEVQPLPEIFTERLKFEQVISNLISNAVKYAKPQNGSIKIGCREKDGVYEFSVEDNGIGIDPQYHQKIFEIFQTLREKNEKESTGVGLAIVKKIIEDRGETIHVESLPNKGTVFSFTWRNNKTV from the coding sequence ATGAAGCTGTCAACCCAAATACTGCTGGCATTTGCGTTGATTATTCTGCTTTCTGCGGCGGATTCTTACACCAACTACCGCCAATCGCTTAAAGTACATAAAAATTCCCAGTTTCTTTCAAGATCCGAGGATGTAATCCGAAATTCCAACAAAACCCACAGAGCAGTGCTCGAAATGCAGAGTGCAGTGAGAGGTTATCTGCTGACCAGTGACACCGCCTTCCTGCAGCCCTATTATACCGGGCTGCAGAAAGTGCCCCTTTATCTGAAAGAGCAGCATGCCCTGACTGACAATAACAAGACCCAGCGGCTTATACTGGATTCTATAAGTGTGCTGCACAACCAATGGCTGCGCTATACTGCGCAGCTCATTAAAGCCCGGATGGAAAGTCCAGCGCTCTATCGTGATCTGCTGGAAACCAAGCTTAGAAAACATGTAGGTAAAAACATTAATGATTCTATCTCTGCCAAATTCAAGCGCTTTGACAAGCTGGAATATAAAACCCGCCGCCACCACAGCGAGATGCTGATGCATTCCATGTCCAAAACCAGAACTTATTCGCTTATCTTTCTCTCCCTTACGGTCTTTGTCGGCATCTGCAGCACGGCCTATATTGTAATTATGATTACCAATAGGATCAATTCCATGGTACGCCTTGCAGACTGGATTTCCAAAGGCCGCTTTACTATAATCCGTGACAACAAACGCGATGAGCTGAGTGCCCTTGCAGCTTCCCTTAATATCATGTCAAGAAAGCTGGAGAAAAACATACAGGATCTTGAAAATAAAAATGAAGAACTGAATAAATTCGCCTATGTGGTCTCCCATGATCTTAAAGCACCTCTGCGCGGGATATATAATGTAATCTCCTGGATAGAAGAAGATCTGCCAGGTGAAATCTCTCCTGCCATGCGCCGTTACCTCAATATTATCCCCCAGCGGACCCGGCGGATGGAGGCGCTTATTAACGGATTGCTGGATTATGCCAGAACCAACCAGAAAACTGCTCCAGAAACGGTGGATACCAATGTGCTGGTTAATGAAATCACCCAGTCCATAGTTCCCAGGGAATTTAATCTAGAAGTGCAGCCGCTGCCGGAAATCTTCACCGAACGGCTGAAGTTTGAACAGGTCATTTCCAACCTTATCAGCAATGCGGTAAAGTATGCTAAACCCCAAAACGGCTCCATTAAAATCGGATGCAGGGAAAAAGATGGCGTTTATGAATTTTCAGTTGAAGATAACGGAATCGGCATCGATCCGCAATACCATCAGAAAATATTCGAGATCTTCCAGACCCTGCGGGAGAAAAATGAAAAAGAAAGCACCGGAGTGGGACTGGCCATAGTAAAAAAAATCATAGAAGACCGAGGAGAAACCATCCACGTAGAATCACTTCCAAATAAAGGAACCGTGTTTTCCTTCACTTGGAGAAATAATAAAACAGTATGA
- a CDS encoding response regulator produces the protein MTYTNILQIDDDADDCDFFMEALHAVSNADYTAERNPVEALHKLIRKELQPDLIFLDLNMPIMSGFELLAELKRQDSTSSIPVIIFSTSQMQENKNKAARFGAAGYICKPSDFNEMKTILKNFTV, from the coding sequence ATGACATACACCAACATACTTCAGATTGACGACGATGCTGATGACTGCGACTTTTTCATGGAAGCCCTTCATGCTGTGTCAAATGCAGACTATACTGCCGAGAGAAATCCGGTTGAAGCACTTCATAAACTGATCCGAAAGGAATTGCAGCCTGATCTGATTTTTCTGGACTTGAATATGCCAATTATGTCAGGCTTTGAACTGCTGGCAGAATTGAAAAGGCAGGACAGTACAAGCAGTATTCCCGTTATAATCTTCTCCACTTCCCAAATGCAGGAAAATAAAAATAAGGCCGCACGTTTTGGGGCCGCCGGATACATCTGCAAACCCAGTGATTTTAATGAGATGAAAACGATCCTCAAAAATTTTACCGTCTGA
- a CDS encoding IS3 family transposase, protein MKGKRKKYECVFKERIVITSYQRNCITQLENEFGLFSGALTRWRQHFEKSGSKNYSSDFYLNLKSTALRIRRLRQKINKTDLKFEILKKAGPYLNKGRESIFQFIYSNEKNFSVKLMCSVLEAGTVTYSRWKNHILTDTQKRQILLEQEITSIFFASKQRYGSKRIAAEMQNLGYQITGSGVRKYMEKLGLSARVKK, encoded by the coding sequence ATGAAAGGAAAAAGAAAAAAATATGAATGCGTATTCAAAGAAAGGATAGTGATTACCAGCTACCAAAGAAACTGTATTACGCAGTTAGAAAACGAATTCGGTTTATTCTCAGGAGCTTTAACAAGATGGAGACAGCATTTTGAAAAATCAGGCAGTAAAAATTATTCCAGTGATTTTTATCTAAATTTAAAATCCACTGCTTTAAGAATACGCCGGCTGAGGCAAAAAATAAATAAAACTGATTTAAAATTCGAGATTTTAAAAAAAGCAGGGCCATACCTAAATAAGGGCAGAGAATCTATCTTTCAATTCATTTACAGCAATGAAAAAAACTTCTCTGTCAAATTAATGTGCAGCGTTTTAGAAGCCGGGACTGTAACCTACAGCAGATGGAAAAACCACATTCTTACTGACACGCAGAAAAGACAAATTTTGCTTGAACAAGAAATCACATCAATATTTTTTGCTTCTAAACAGCGGTACGGAAGTAAGCGGATTGCTGCTGAAATGCAGAATTTAGGATATCAGATCACAGGCAGCGGAGTAAGAAAATATATGGAGAAACTTGGACTCTCAGCCAGGGTAAAAAAATAA
- a CDS encoding IS3 family transposase → MKTKYKKFDRTFKDNAVTLSYEKSSLKQYAAELGILPCLLTRWRQEYQKFGEGRFPGSGYERVNPEKKKIVQLEKKSKESELLFEILKTASPCLNQGRLKIYQFLKRKRKKYPILLMCRTLDVPYSSYHRWEKNEISEKQLYLISLKKELATIFYAFKKNQGAAKIAEELSRRGYKIVRRQVSFYMRQLGLKRKKKRKFRVTTDSNHNHYTSPNFLNRKFNVKGHAEIWVSDITYLQTKKGFIYLTVIMDLYDRKIIGWNLGRRLSAQKTIIPAWEMAVNNRPISEGLIFHSDRGVQYANKCFAEKLDSHKCIQSMSRTGDHFDNAACESFFSSLKKELVYREKELLTVKKMKNEIFEFIENWYNQKRIHSSLQYKTIEQFNKQTACSQRDHT, encoded by the coding sequence ATGAAAACGAAATACAAAAAATTCGACCGTACCTTTAAAGACAATGCCGTTACGCTGAGTTATGAAAAAAGCAGCCTGAAGCAATACGCGGCAGAACTTGGCATCCTCCCCTGCCTGCTGACCAGATGGAGGCAGGAATACCAGAAATTCGGGGAAGGGCGTTTTCCCGGATCTGGATATGAAAGAGTAAATCCTGAGAAGAAGAAAATCGTTCAACTTGAAAAAAAATCTAAAGAATCAGAACTCTTATTTGAAATTTTAAAGACTGCCTCTCCATGTCTTAACCAGGGAAGATTGAAAATTTACCAGTTCTTGAAAAGAAAAAGAAAAAAATATCCAATTCTGCTCATGTGCCGGACGCTGGATGTTCCCTACAGCAGCTACCATAGATGGGAAAAAAATGAAATATCAGAAAAACAGCTGTACCTGATTTCCTTAAAAAAAGAACTGGCAACTATATTTTATGCATTTAAAAAAAATCAAGGAGCAGCTAAAATTGCAGAAGAACTTAGCCGGCGAGGATACAAGATTGTCCGCAGGCAGGTTTCTTTTTATATGAGACAGCTGGGGCTCAAACGTAAGAAGAAAAGAAAATTTAGAGTTACCACAGATTCTAATCATAACCATTATACGTCTCCAAACTTTCTGAACCGTAAATTCAACGTAAAGGGACATGCAGAGATATGGGTGTCCGATATTACCTATCTGCAGACCAAAAAAGGTTTTATCTATCTTACTGTCATTATGGACCTTTATGACCGCAAAATAATAGGCTGGAACCTCGGCAGAAGGCTCTCTGCGCAGAAGACCATAATCCCCGCTTGGGAAATGGCTGTAAATAACCGCCCTATATCCGAGGGGTTAATATTTCACTCTGACAGAGGAGTCCAGTATGCAAATAAATGCTTCGCTGAAAAACTGGATTCCCATAAATGCATCCAGAGTATGAGCCGTACGGGAGACCATTTTGACAATGCTGCCTGCGAAAGTTTTTTCAGCTCATTAAAAAAAGAGCTGGTGTATCGAGAAAAAGAACTCCTAACAGTAAAGAAAATGAAAAATGAAATATTTGAATTTATTGAAAACTGGTACAACCAAAAAAGAATTCATTCGTCATTACAATATAAAACTATAGAACAGTTTAATAAACAAACTGCCTGCTCCCAGAGGGATCATACTTAG
- a CDS encoding Gfo/Idh/MocA family protein — MEKYKIGIIGYGGFGKFLHHWWNQLENVTVQAVADSGQHHQHVENCRVYHNYKELLEDREIDIVSIVPPPELHAGMACEAMLAGKHVLLEKPAATSREDAERILEVQKQTGRSITVDHMIRYNPIIRAFMKIGGSGALGELRHAVVNNYAQDESLPAEHWFWDETVSGGIMVEHGVHFFDIINALGRQHYKDVKGAWQFRNDKQRDRVAALVTYDQGLTASYYHAFSGPGFFEQTTILLAYDLARIEIEGWMPMKGKLHAVTESKNAEAFKSIPGWKETKRESLADAGDDSRPEGWGEGSEGPASDQNTITAGGTQYEADQVIHGTFEIQQTKGEVYGKCVQEILLDLIENIEDKNHKPSITIHDAVEALEIALLASSATA, encoded by the coding sequence ATGGAAAAATATAAAATAGGAATAATAGGTTATGGTGGTTTTGGAAAATTCCTGCACCACTGGTGGAATCAGTTAGAGAACGTAACAGTTCAAGCCGTGGCAGATTCAGGACAGCATCACCAGCATGTTGAGAACTGCCGGGTATACCACAATTATAAAGAACTTTTGGAAGATCGGGAAATTGATATTGTCAGTATCGTACCCCCCCCGGAGCTTCATGCCGGGATGGCCTGCGAGGCAATGCTGGCGGGCAAACATGTACTGCTGGAAAAACCTGCCGCTACCAGCAGGGAAGACGCCGAACGAATTCTGGAGGTACAGAAACAGACCGGCAGAAGCATTACCGTAGATCATATGATCCGCTACAATCCGATTATCAGAGCGTTTATGAAAATTGGCGGGAGCGGCGCCCTTGGAGAGCTCCGCCATGCTGTAGTAAACAACTATGCACAGGATGAATCCCTGCCGGCAGAACACTGGTTTTGGGATGAAACTGTGTCAGGCGGCATAATGGTAGAACACGGAGTGCATTTTTTTGATATTATAAACGCTCTGGGAAGACAGCATTATAAGGACGTGAAGGGTGCTTGGCAGTTTCGAAATGATAAGCAGCGCGACCGGGTTGCCGCGCTTGTAACTTATGATCAGGGACTTACGGCAAGTTATTATCATGCTTTTTCAGGCCCCGGCTTTTTCGAGCAGACTACTATTTTACTTGCTTACGACCTGGCGCGTATTGAGATTGAAGGCTGGATGCCTATGAAAGGAAAACTTCATGCCGTAACAGAAAGTAAAAATGCAGAAGCTTTTAAAAGCATTCCTGGATGGAAAGAAACAAAAAGGGAATCCCTTGCAGACGCAGGAGATGATTCAAGACCCGAGGGGTGGGGAGAGGGTTCGGAAGGGCCGGCATCGGATCAAAATACTATAACGGCCGGAGGAACTCAATACGAAGCGGATCAGGTTATTCATGGAACTTTTGAAATACAGCAGACAAAAGGAGAGGTATATGGAAAATGCGTGCAGGAAATACTGCTTGACCTGATTGAGAACATTGAAGATAAAAACCATAAACCTTCCATTACCATCCATGACGCTGTTGAAGCCCTTGAGATAGCACTGCTGGCTTCCAGTGCGACAGCTTAA